A genome region from Festucalex cinctus isolate MCC-2025b chromosome 17, RoL_Fcin_1.0, whole genome shotgun sequence includes the following:
- the LOC144005274 gene encoding proline-rich protein 15-like protein A isoform X2 yields MSDPSWWKLTFSRKKKSESKVLYEIPAELGSNTKEAGGGGSVPEVAEFSAKLEKIVDKSATKGRHVKVSHSGRFKEKKKVRATLAENPELYGEQNLAEQNHKM; encoded by the coding sequence ATGTCTGACCCCAGCTGGTGGAAGCTCACCTTCTCCCGCAAGAAGAAGTCCGAGTCCAAGGTCCTGTACGAGATCCCGGCGGAGTTGGGTAGCAACACCAAAGAAGCTGGAGGCGGCGGGTCCGTTCCAGAAGTGGCCGAGTTCAGCGCCAAGCTGGAGAAGATCGTAGACAAGTCGGCCACTAAGGGGCGCCACGTGAAGGTGTCCCACTCCGGACGCttcaaggagaagaagaaggtcCGAGCCACGCTGGCGGAGAACCCGGAACTGTATGGGGAGCAGAATCTGGCTGAGCAGAACCACAAGATGTGA
- the cdk5rap3 gene encoding CDK5 regulatory subunit-associated protein 3, with protein sequence MENIQNVPIDIQTSKLLDWLIDRRHCTLKWQNAVLEIREKINAAMQDMPENEEIKQFLSGSYIHYFHCLRIVEILKGTEESSKNIFGKYSSQRMKDWQEVVRLYQADNIYLAEVASLLIRNVSYEGPALRKQLAKAKQLQQDMSRREVECQSSAANLQEHYYAACKQYGIKGDNVPRELQALVKDLPDVLDRVGRDAARLEEKIQLYTAFTNFVCEWSEPVFPMLTFVQKRGNATFYEWRTGKVPTMVERPLVEETPVEAPAEDTIDWGDFGTQEPSSEITEEDGIDWGISVEPSPEDGDVAPVEIEVVQAGTDCPEGVAKGNDALSVLENAQSRGQFVDELMELEAFLRQRLAEMGQESDVVAMSQFQSAPRVIQIQSSERIGGMLSEVQDLLGRLTSLQMQHLFMILASPRYVERVTEVLRQKMKQADILELKAINMVEKRREALEEQSRLEPRVDLLAERTQELKKMIETDISKRYNNRPVNLMGVVI encoded by the exons ATGGAG AACATCCAGAACGTCCCAATTGACATCCAGACCAGCAAACTCTTAG ACTGGCTGATAGATCGGCGTCACTGCACTCTCAAGTGGCAGAATGCCGTCCTAGAAATCCGAGAGAAGATCAATGCCGCCATGCAGGACATGCCAGAGAACGAGGAGATCAAGCAGTTCCTCTCAGGCTCCT ATATTCACTACTTCCACTGCTTGAGAATCGTGGAGATCCTGAAGGGGACGGAAGAGTCATCCAAGAACATCTTTGGCAAATATTCCTCGCAGAGAATGAAG GACTGGCAAGAGGTTGTGCGCCTGTACCAGGCAGATAACATCTATTTAG ccgAGGTGGCCAGCCTCCTAATTCGCAACGTGAGCTACGAGGGTCCGGCTCTGAGGAAGCAGTTGGCCAAAGCCAAGCAGCTGCAGCAGGACATGAGCAGGCGGGAGGTGGAGTGCCAGAGCTCGGCCGCCAACCTGCAGGAGCACTACTACGCCGCGTGCAAGCAGTACGGCATCAAG GGAGACAACGTTCCTCGTGAGCTGCAAGCCCTGGTTAAAGATCTACCAGATGTTCTTGACCGAGTGGGGAGGGACGCCGCCAGGCTTGAAGAGAAAATCCAACTTTACACCGCTTTCACCAACTTTGTATGTGAGTG GTCGGAGCCGGTTTTTCCGATGTTGACGTTCGTGCAGAAGAGAGGGAACGCCACCTTCTACGAGTGGAGGACCGGGAAAGTTCCCACGATGGTGGAGAGGCCGCTTGTGGAGGAGACGCCTGTTGAAGCGCCGGCAGAGGACACG ATCGACTGGGGTGACTTTGGCACTCAGGAGCCGAGCTCTGAAATCACAGAGGAGGACGGGATCGACTGGGGCATCAGTGTGGAGCCCAGCCCTGAG GACGGCGACGTCGCTCCCGTTGAGATTGAGGTCGTACAAGCAGGCACAGACT GTCCCGAGGGCGTGGCCAAAGGTAATGATGCCTTAAGCGTGCTGGAGAACGCTCAGTCCCGCGGGCAGTTCGTCGATGAACTCATGGAG CTGGAAGCGTTCCTTCGACAGCGCCTCGCCGAGATGGGCCAAGAGAGCGACGTGGTGGCCATGAGTCAGTTCCAGTCGGCGCCGCGCGTCATCCAAATCCAGAGCAGCGAGCGCATTGGCGGCATGCTGTCGGAGGTTCAGGACCTGCTGGGTCGGCTCACGTCGCTCCAGATGCAGCACCTTTTCATGATCCTGGCCTCGCCGCG GTACGTGGAGCGCGTGACCGAAGTTCTGAGGCAGAAAATGAAGCAGGCCGACATTCTGGAGCTGAAGGCCATCAACATGGTGGAGAAGAGGCGGGAAGCATTGGAGGAACAGTCCAGGCTGGAGCCTCGCGTCGACCTGCTGGCAGAACGCACGCAGGAgctgaaaaaaatg ATTGAAACTGACATTTCCAAGCGCTATAACAACCGGCCGGTCAACCTGATGGGCGTCGTCATATAG
- the LOC144005274 gene encoding proline-rich protein 15-like protein A isoform X1, whose amino-acid sequence MKSGFIGAAILEIGVGLMNQDCHLSRVCPAAVMSDPSWWKLTFSRKKKSESKVLYEIPAELGSNTKEAGGGGSVPEVAEFSAKLEKIVDKSATKGRHVKVSHSGRFKEKKKVRATLAENPELYGEQNLAEQNHKM is encoded by the exons ATGAAGTCTGGTTTCATTGGTGCAGCCATCTTGGAAATAGGAGTTGGCCTGATGAATCAGGACTGCCACCT GTCTCGCGTCTGTCCCGCCGCCGTCATGTCTGACCCCAGCTGGTGGAAGCTCACCTTCTCCCGCAAGAAGAAGTCCGAGTCCAAGGTCCTGTACGAGATCCCGGCGGAGTTGGGTAGCAACACCAAAGAAGCTGGAGGCGGCGGGTCCGTTCCAGAAGTGGCCGAGTTCAGCGCCAAGCTGGAGAAGATCGTAGACAAGTCGGCCACTAAGGGGCGCCACGTGAAGGTGTCCCACTCCGGACGCttcaaggagaagaagaaggtcCGAGCCACGCTGGCGGAGAACCCGGAACTGTATGGGGAGCAGAATCTGGCTGAGCAGAACCACAAGATGTGA